From Propionispora hippei DSM 15287, the proteins below share one genomic window:
- the ytxC gene encoding putative sporulation protein YtxC, which translates to MKLLSVGLTGATDEIRVKLQKDCVALAQEGFQVAIDETSKGNYTFLGCNVVDGELSFRSYERIKQLLKDYVAQIVSELIVADEEKNIIRKIINQNYHYFNEEERAAVYENTLKALNGNKTNVIDFSLVDRRKQILSRLTDYLDHHHELVVEGFINFRLKDYREELVHLVDDVVEDFMMELEYKEFIRVLRYFVDIQEPQADEVHIVIDPEGVFKIIDTAGNSIHNQYLESYISQSADEINYGDLLVTALITLAPQEIVLHGCDPQKTQDTVEIIKNIFEGRVTICKGCSLCRPYVLGNITPDN; encoded by the coding sequence TTGAAATTGCTTTCTGTAGGCTTGACCGGAGCAACAGATGAGATTCGGGTAAAACTTCAGAAAGATTGTGTTGCATTGGCGCAGGAAGGATTTCAGGTCGCGATAGATGAAACCAGCAAAGGTAATTATACCTTTCTTGGTTGCAATGTCGTCGACGGTGAGCTATCCTTCCGCAGCTATGAACGCATCAAGCAGCTCTTGAAGGATTATGTGGCTCAAATCGTTTCCGAATTGATTGTGGCCGATGAAGAAAAGAATATTATCCGCAAGATCATTAACCAGAACTACCATTACTTCAACGAGGAAGAACGGGCGGCTGTTTATGAGAACACCCTGAAAGCATTAAACGGGAATAAAACAAATGTCATTGATTTCAGCCTGGTTGACCGCCGCAAGCAAATATTGTCAAGACTGACCGATTATTTGGATCATCATCACGAATTGGTGGTGGAAGGATTTATCAACTTTCGCCTGAAAGATTATCGCGAAGAACTGGTCCATCTGGTGGATGATGTGGTTGAGGACTTCATGATGGAACTGGAATATAAAGAATTCATCCGTGTACTGCGTTATTTTGTCGATATACAGGAACCCCAGGCGGATGAAGTGCACATAGTGATCGATCCTGAAGGAGTCTTTAAAATTATTGACACGGCAGGTAATTCCATCCACAATCAGTACCTTGAGAGCTATATCAGTCAGAGCGCGGACGAAATTAATTATGGGGACCTCCTGGTTACCGCTTTAATCACCCTGGCACCGCAAGAGATCGTCCTGCATGGCTGCGACCCACAAAAAACGCAGGATACGGTCGAGATCATCAAAAATATATTTGAGGGCCGTGTGACAATCTGCAAAGGCTGCAGTCTTTGCCGGCCGTATGTTTTGGGAAATATTACGCCCGATAATTGA
- the dxs gene encoding 1-deoxy-D-xylulose-5-phosphate synthase: MHTFLERVNSPQDIKKLTFAELTLLAGEIRSLIIETVARSGGHLAPNLGVVELTLALHKVFDSPQDKMIWDVGHQSYVHKILTGRGGALHELRQMGGISGFPKRSESEHDAFATGHASTSISAAVGMAVARDMSGQDNHVLAVIGDGSLTGGQAYEALNHAGHIGTKLIVVLNDNEMSIARNVGAMSGYLAKIRTAPGYAKVKQDLEHLLRRIPSIGDRMVQTAERLKDSVRHFFIPGMLFEELGFTYLGPIDGHDLADLTGLLEKAKQMSGPVVLHVLTRKGKGYAPAERNADIFHGVGPFHAATGEIIKKDGPPTYTRVFGDTLLTLAEADKNIAAITAAMPEGTGLKAFAGRFPARFFDVGIAEPHAVTMAAAMACEGKKPVIALYSTFGQRAYDQVLHDVCLQELPVVLALDRAGLVGEDGPTHHGVFDYSYLRHIPNLICMAPKDEGELRHMLYTALQGNRPVALRYPRGSGIGIGVDLSEPLQVLPVGQAEVLRLGRDVNLVAIGSMVNPCQQAAAQLQEQGIDAGVVNARFVKPLDRSVIHLLAETGPLITVEENVLAGGFGSAVLECLSDQGLAGSRVLRLGLPDEFIEHGAHALLLKKYSLDANGIARQTAGFLRQLFPE; the protein is encoded by the coding sequence TTGCATACTTTCTTAGAACGTGTCAACAGTCCGCAAGATATTAAGAAGCTGACTTTTGCCGAACTTACTTTGCTGGCGGGAGAAATCCGCAGCCTGATTATTGAAACGGTAGCCCGGTCAGGCGGCCATCTGGCTCCCAATCTGGGGGTGGTGGAGCTTACCCTGGCTTTGCATAAAGTGTTTGACAGCCCACAGGATAAAATGATCTGGGATGTGGGTCACCAGTCTTATGTCCATAAAATATTGACGGGGCGGGGCGGTGCCTTGCATGAGTTGCGGCAAATGGGCGGTATCAGCGGCTTCCCGAAGCGCAGTGAAAGCGAACATGACGCGTTTGCCACCGGCCACGCCAGTACGTCCATCTCGGCGGCTGTCGGCATGGCGGTGGCGCGGGATATGTCGGGACAGGACAATCACGTGTTGGCGGTAATCGGCGACGGGTCGTTGACTGGCGGGCAAGCTTATGAAGCTTTGAATCACGCCGGGCATATCGGCACCAAACTGATTGTGGTACTGAATGACAATGAGATGTCCATTGCCAGGAATGTAGGCGCCATGTCCGGCTATCTTGCCAAAATACGGACGGCTCCCGGTTATGCGAAGGTCAAACAAGACCTTGAACATTTGCTGCGGCGTATTCCCTCGATCGGTGACCGGATGGTTCAGACGGCGGAGCGGCTGAAAGACAGTGTGCGGCATTTCTTTATTCCGGGGATGCTGTTTGAAGAGTTGGGTTTTACCTATCTCGGTCCGATCGACGGACACGACCTGGCCGACCTGACCGGACTGTTGGAAAAAGCAAAGCAAATGAGCGGCCCCGTTGTCCTCCATGTGCTGACCCGCAAGGGAAAAGGATATGCTCCAGCCGAACGAAATGCCGATATCTTTCATGGGGTAGGACCTTTTCATGCGGCCACCGGCGAGATTATCAAAAAGGACGGACCACCCACCTATACCCGGGTATTTGGTGACACCTTGCTGACCCTGGCGGAAGCCGATAAAAATATAGCCGCCATTACGGCAGCTATGCCGGAAGGAACGGGGCTAAAAGCTTTTGCCGGCCGTTTCCCGGCCCGTTTTTTTGATGTAGGTATTGCCGAACCTCATGCGGTGACCATGGCGGCGGCGATGGCCTGTGAGGGGAAGAAACCGGTCATTGCGCTTTATTCCACCTTTGGCCAGCGGGCTTATGATCAGGTGCTGCACGATGTCTGTCTGCAGGAGCTGCCGGTGGTGCTAGCTCTTGACCGGGCCGGTCTGGTAGGGGAAGACGGTCCGACGCATCACGGTGTGTTTGATTATTCCTATCTCCGGCATATACCCAATCTGATCTGCATGGCTCCGAAGGACGAGGGGGAACTGCGACATATGCTGTATACGGCGCTGCAGGGAAATCGGCCGGTAGCCCTGCGCTACCCGCGAGGCAGCGGGATCGGGATCGGGGTCGATTTGAGTGAACCGCTGCAGGTTTTGCCTGTCGGGCAGGCCGAAGTATTACGGCTGGGGCGGGATGTTAACCTGGTTGCTATCGGCTCCATGGTAAACCCCTGCCAACAAGCTGCCGCGCAATTGCAGGAACAGGGTATTGACGCCGGGGTAGTCAATGCCCGCTTTGTTAAACCGCTGGACCGGTCAGTTATTCACCTGTTAGCGGAAACCGGTCCGTTGATTACGGTGGAGGAAAATGTGCTGGCTGGCGGCTTTGGATCTGCCGTTCTGGAATGTCTTAGCGACCAGGGGCTGGCGGGTAGCCGTGTGCTGCGCCTGGGGCTGCCGGATGAGTTTATTGAGCATGGCGCTCATGCCCTGCTGCTAAAAAAGTATAGTCTCGACGCCAACGGCATTGCCAGGCAGACAGCAGGGTTTTTGCGGCAGCTCTTTCCGGAATAA
- a CDS encoding Lrp/AsnC family transcriptional regulator encodes MIELLELLEKDHTLPLDQLAVMLNKPQSEIEKAIKRLENEKIIVKYHTIINWDKAGVDSVTAIIAVKITPQREVGFDSVAERIYRFPEVRSLYLMSGAYDLLAMIEGSSLKEVANFVSTKLSTIDGVVSTTTHFMLKKYKEAHVIMDDREADHRLVVSP; translated from the coding sequence ATGATTGAATTATTAGAGCTCTTAGAAAAGGACCATACCCTGCCGCTTGACCAACTGGCGGTCATGCTGAACAAGCCTCAGTCGGAAATTGAAAAAGCCATCAAGCGGCTGGAAAATGAAAAGATCATCGTGAAATACCACACGATCATCAACTGGGATAAGGCAGGTGTGGATAGTGTCACCGCCATTATCGCCGTAAAAATAACGCCGCAGCGCGAAGTCGGTTTTGATTCGGTAGCCGAACGTATTTACCGGTTTCCCGAAGTACGCAGCCTGTATCTGATGTCCGGCGCCTATGACCTGCTGGCCATGATCGAGGGCAGTTCGCTCAAGGAAGTGGCCAACTTCGTATCCACCAAGCTCTCCACTATTGACGGCGTCGTCAGCACAACCACACATTTTATGCTGAAAAAGTACAAAGAAGCCCATGTGATCATGGATGACCGGGAAGCTGATCACCGGCTGGTGGTATCGCCATGA
- the cytX gene encoding putative hydroxymethylpyrimidine transporter CytX: MQENNRTVRGSHFLFLWFGAAVSIAEIMTGGLLAPLGFKQGLLAVILGHLAGTTLLALGGYIGAREGIPALFSTRISFGVYGSYLFSALNILQLVGWTAVMIISAARSANDVTRLLWGWDQLQVWSLFIGALVALWIALGREGGWKKLNMAAVVLLLGVTALLSQVVFHDTGALTKEAVGGISFGGALELSVVMPLSWLPLIADYTRFAQSRQGAVWGSWAGYFIGSCWMYIIGLGAALVSGSADPSAMMLAAGLGFGALGIIVLATVTTTFMDAYSAGVSFANLVPAWNEKWMALVLTAIGTALALAVDMELYQDFLLAIGSVFAPLFAVLFSDYFWHGRRQVTAGLLVDWPALAVWGIGVWLYYQMLEVDFIAGATIPVMVISAILLKLVRQVGGQQKQAGR; encoded by the coding sequence ATGCAGGAAAATAACCGGACGGTACGGGGAAGTCATTTTTTATTTTTATGGTTTGGTGCGGCGGTATCAATCGCTGAGATTATGACCGGCGGACTATTGGCGCCGCTGGGATTTAAGCAGGGGCTGCTGGCGGTGATCCTCGGTCATCTGGCCGGAACGACGCTGCTGGCCTTGGGCGGCTACATTGGTGCCCGCGAGGGAATTCCAGCTTTATTTTCTACGCGAATTTCTTTTGGGGTATATGGCTCTTATCTTTTTTCTGCTTTAAATATTTTGCAACTGGTGGGTTGGACGGCAGTCATGATCATTTCAGCCGCCCGTTCAGCCAATGATGTGACCAGGCTGTTGTGGGGCTGGGACCAGCTGCAAGTATGGAGTCTTTTTATTGGCGCGCTGGTGGCTCTATGGATTGCGCTGGGCCGCGAAGGAGGCTGGAAAAAACTGAATATGGCTGCAGTGGTATTACTGCTGGGCGTAACGGCGCTGTTGAGCCAGGTAGTCTTTCATGATACCGGCGCTTTGACCAAAGAGGCGGTTGGCGGCATATCTTTTGGCGGGGCGTTGGAGCTGAGCGTGGTTATGCCGTTATCCTGGCTGCCGCTGATCGCCGACTACACCCGTTTTGCCCAAAGCCGCCAGGGTGCCGTGTGGGGCAGTTGGGCCGGCTATTTTATTGGCAGCTGCTGGATGTATATTATCGGCCTGGGGGCGGCGCTGGTGAGCGGCAGTGCCGATCCGTCGGCCATGATGCTGGCCGCCGGTCTGGGCTTTGGCGCCCTGGGCATTATTGTGCTGGCCACTGTGACGACTACGTTTATGGATGCCTATTCCGCCGGCGTCAGTTTTGCCAATCTGGTGCCGGCCTGGAATGAAAAATGGATGGCGTTAGTACTGACGGCAATTGGTACGGCACTGGCGCTTGCGGTGGATATGGAACTTTATCAGGACTTTTTGCTGGCCATTGGCTCAGTTTTTGCACCGCTGTTTGCTGTTCTGTTCAGCGATTATTTCTGGCACGGCCGCCGGCAGGTGACAGCAGGTCTCTTGGTTGACTGGCCGGCGTTGGCCGTTTGGGGTATTGGGGTTTGGCTGTATTATCAAATGCTGGAGGTTGATTTTATCGCCGGCGCGACCATACCGGTCATGGTTATCTCAGCCATATTGCTTAAGCTGGTGCGCCAAGTGGGAGGACAGCAAAAACAGGCCGGCAGATAA
- a CDS encoding aminotransferase class I/II-fold pyridoxal phosphate-dependent enzyme: MNWSERISPAVNSIPPSGIRRFFDIVSEMDDVISLGVGEPDFITPWHIRDSCVDGLHRGYTSYTSNFGLLELREEIARLKQNEFGVTYNPRNEILVTVGVSEALDLAMRALLCPGDEVLIPEPCYVSYKACVTLAGGIPVPVSTTLETEFRVTVEQLESRVTPRTKLLIIGYPNNPTGAVMPREELEKIAGFAKKHDLIVVSDEIYGKLTYDGQHTCFASLPDMKDRTILLDGFSKAYAMTGWRIGYAMGNPDFIAAMTKIHQYTMLCAPITAQIAAIEALRRGEKAVQQMVGEYNFRRRLMLDGLHNAGLACFEPKGAFYIFPSIKETGLSSLAFAEQLLKAEKVALVPGDAFGICGEGFVRCSYATSSDNLAEALERIACFVKRLSR; the protein is encoded by the coding sequence ATGAACTGGTCTGAGCGCATCTCACCAGCAGTCAACTCCATCCCGCCCTCCGGCATCCGGCGTTTTTTCGATATCGTTTCGGAAATGGACGATGTCATTTCGTTGGGAGTAGGCGAGCCTGACTTCATTACACCCTGGCATATCCGCGACAGTTGTGTCGACGGCCTGCACCGCGGCTATACATCTTACACTTCCAACTTTGGCCTACTGGAGCTTCGGGAAGAAATTGCCCGGCTCAAACAAAATGAGTTCGGCGTTACCTATAATCCACGCAATGAAATTCTGGTCACGGTCGGCGTAAGCGAAGCGCTTGACCTGGCTATGCGGGCTTTGCTTTGTCCCGGCGACGAGGTCCTAATCCCGGAGCCCTGCTATGTATCGTACAAGGCCTGCGTCACCCTGGCCGGTGGCATTCCGGTACCTGTATCGACCACTCTGGAAACAGAATTCCGGGTGACCGTGGAGCAACTGGAAAGCCGGGTCACCCCCCGTACCAAACTATTAATTATCGGCTATCCCAACAATCCCACCGGTGCCGTTATGCCCCGGGAGGAGCTTGAAAAAATCGCCGGTTTTGCCAAAAAGCACGATCTCATTGTTGTTTCCGACGAAATCTACGGTAAGCTGACCTATGACGGCCAACACACCTGTTTTGCTTCCCTGCCGGATATGAAAGACCGTACCATTTTGCTGGATGGTTTTTCTAAGGCCTACGCCATGACCGGCTGGCGCATCGGCTATGCTATGGGCAACCCCGATTTTATTGCGGCCATGACTAAAATTCATCAGTATACCATGCTTTGCGCGCCGATAACCGCCCAGATCGCCGCTATTGAAGCCCTGCGGCGCGGCGAAAAGGCTGTACAGCAGATGGTCGGCGAGTACAACTTCCGCCGGCGACTCATGCTGGACGGTCTGCACAACGCCGGTTTAGCCTGTTTTGAGCCTAAGGGCGCCTTTTACATCTTTCCTTCTATTAAGGAGACCGGCTTGTCGTCCTTGGCTTTTGCCGAACAATTGTTGAAAGCAGAGAAAGTGGCTTTAGTCCCCGGCGATGCCTTCGGCATCTGCGGCGAAGGCTTTGTCCGCTGTTCCTACGCCACCTCCAGCGACAATCTGGCCGAGGCTCTGGAGCGCATTGCCTGTTTCGTCAAGCGGCTATCCCGCTAG